GCTGCGGCGCGGACGTACCCTGACGCGCAAGCCTGAGCAGGATAGCAGAGGGGCGGGGGGCACGCAAGCGGTATTACAGCACCCCGCCGCCCAGCATCAGCCGCAGCGCCGCCAGGGCCGCGACCACCACGTTGAGGGTGATGGCGCTGCGGTCGCGGGCCAGGGCACCGAAGATCAGGCCCAGCACGGCGGGCGGCAGCACCACCAGCCAGTTCAGCCAGCCGAAGAGGGGCAGCAGGCCCAGCACCAGGCCCAGCGCGGCGAGAATGCCGAAGATCAGGGAAAGGACGCGCATGGCACCGGTACGGGGTTCGGGGGGCAGAAGTTGCGTCCCCGCCTGACAGACAGCGCCCTGGGAGGGGGTGTAGGCTGCGCCGCGTGACCCGCCGCCCCCCCTCCCCACCCCGCCTGCCGAACGGCGCAAAGGCCCGCGCGCCGCTGGTGCTCTCGGCGCTGGAAACGCTCTACCCGGACGCCCGCACCGAACTGGTGTTCCGCAACCCCTTCGAGCTGCTGGTCGCCACCGTGCTGAGCGCCCAGGCCACCGACGTGAGCGTGAACGCCGCCACCCCCGCCCTCTTTGCCCGCTACCCCGACGCCGTTGCCATGAGCCAGGCTGGCCCCGAGGACATCGAGCCGCTGATCCGCACCATCGGCCTGTACCGGGGCAAGGCCCGCAACCTCGCCGCCCTGGCCCGGTTGCTCGTCGAGCGGCACGGCGGGGAGGTGCCGGACGATTTCGACGCGGTAGTGGCCCTGCCCGGCGCGGGCCGCAAGACTGCCAACGTAGTCCTGAGCAACGCCTACGGCTTCCCCGCCATCGCGGTGGACACGCATGTGGGCCGCCTCGCCCGCCGCCTGGGCCTCAGCGTGCAGACCAATCCCGACCGGGTGGAACTTGACCTCCAGCGCCTCTTTCCCCGCGAGCGCTGGGTGTTCCTGCACCACGCGCTGATTCTGCATGGCCGCCGCATCTGCCTGGCCCGCCGGCCGCGGTGTGAGGCGTGTCTGATGCAGGACTTCTGCCCGAAGGTGGGGGTATGAGGGGGAACGCGGTAGGCGGTACGCGGTGCGCGGGAACAGACTCCTGCGTACCGCGTACCGCGCACTGCTCCCCGCGCCGGAGCCACACATGACCTGGCGCTTCTCCCGCCAGCTCTGGCTCTACCTGGCCTCGGCCTTCACCTTCGGGCTGGCGCAGGCGTTCGCGGCGCTGTTTTTGAATTTCTACCTGCGGGCGTTGGGGCTGGGGGCCGAGTGGCAGGGGCTGGTGAACGCGCTGCCCGCGCTGACGCTGGCCGCTCTCAGCCTGCCGGCCGTAGCGCTGGCGCGGCGTATCAGCAACGCCCGCACCATCCAGATCGGGAGCGTGCTGAGCCTGGTCGGGGCCGCGCTGCTGGCGCTGGCGGGCGGGCCGCTGGGGGCCATCGCGGGGGCGCTGGTGCAGGGGGCGGGGGCGGCGCTGCTGGTGGTGTCGGGGTCGCCCTTCATGGCGAACCACAGCGACGAGAAAAGCCGCGTCACCCTGTTCAGCGTGCAGAGTGCGCTGATGACCGGGGCGGGATTCCTGGGCAACCTGCTGGGCGGGCGGGTGCCGGAGCTGTACGCGGCAGCCACCGCGACAGCGCCGGACGGATTGAGCGCGCTGCGGGCCGCGCTGGTGGTGTCGGCGGCCTTTCAACTGGCGGGCCTGGTGCCAGTGCTGTTCCTGCGGCCCAGCGGCAAGCCCCGGCCCCA
This is a stretch of genomic DNA from Deinococcus carri. It encodes these proteins:
- the nth gene encoding endonuclease III: MTRRPPSPPRLPNGAKARAPLVLSALETLYPDARTELVFRNPFELLVATVLSAQATDVSVNAATPALFARYPDAVAMSQAGPEDIEPLIRTIGLYRGKARNLAALARLLVERHGGEVPDDFDAVVALPGAGRKTANVVLSNAYGFPAIAVDTHVGRLARRLGLSVQTNPDRVELDLQRLFPRERWVFLHHALILHGRRICLARRPRCEACLMQDFCPKVGV